In one Streptomyces sp. NBC_01241 genomic region, the following are encoded:
- a CDS encoding class I SAM-dependent methyltransferase, translating to MSQEIHPAEPEATRRSASQAESSRASRGWWDRNADEYQSDHGSFLGDDRFVWGPEGLDEAEAALLGPAGSLKGLDVLEIGAGAAQCSRWLAAQGARPVALDLSHRQLQHALRIGDEVPLVEADAGALPFQDSSFDLACSAYGAVPFVADPVQVFREVHRVLRPGGRWVFSVTHPVRWAFPDEPGPEGLSVAASYFDRTPYVEQDERGDAVYVEHHRTLGDRVRDVVAGGFRLVDLVEPEWPAWNHQEWGGWSPLRGNLIPGTAIFVCVRD from the coding sequence ATGAGCCAAGAGATCCACCCGGCCGAGCCCGAAGCGACACGCCGCAGCGCGTCGCAGGCCGAGAGCAGCCGGGCCAGTCGCGGCTGGTGGGACCGGAACGCCGACGAGTACCAGAGCGACCACGGCTCCTTTCTCGGCGACGACCGTTTCGTCTGGGGTCCGGAGGGGCTCGACGAGGCCGAGGCCGCTCTGCTCGGCCCCGCCGGGTCGCTGAAGGGCCTGGACGTCCTGGAGATCGGTGCGGGCGCCGCGCAGTGCTCGCGCTGGCTCGCCGCCCAGGGGGCCCGTCCGGTGGCCCTGGACCTCTCGCACCGACAGTTGCAGCACGCCCTGCGGATCGGCGACGAGGTCCCGCTGGTGGAGGCGGACGCGGGGGCGCTGCCGTTCCAGGACTCCTCCTTCGACCTGGCGTGCTCCGCCTACGGCGCCGTGCCGTTCGTCGCCGACCCCGTGCAGGTGTTCCGCGAGGTGCACCGGGTACTGCGTCCCGGGGGCCGCTGGGTCTTCTCGGTGACGCATCCGGTCCGCTGGGCGTTCCCGGACGAGCCGGGGCCCGAGGGTCTCTCGGTCGCCGCCTCGTACTTCGACCGCACCCCCTACGTCGAGCAGGACGAGCGGGGCGACGCGGTCTACGTCGAGCACCACCGGACGCTGGGCGACCGGGTGCGGGACGTGGTGGCCGGCGGATTCCGGCTCGTCGATCTCGTCGAACCGGAGTGGCCCGCCTGGAACCACCAGGAGTGGGGCGGCTGGTCCCCGCTGCGCGGGAATCTGATCCCGGGCACGGCGATCTTCGTCTGCGTACGGGACTGA
- the hrpB gene encoding ATP-dependent helicase HrpB, with amino-acid sequence MIRTDALDQLPVRTAVPALERALDDRGVAVLCAPPGTGKTTLVPLVLAGLAGPAGGGPVRRVVVAEPRRIAARAAARRMAWLVGEQAGGRVGFTVRGERVVGPDTVVEVVTTGVLLQRLQRDQELAGVDAVIIDECHERHLDADTVAAFLLDVREAIRPDLRLVAASATTDAQGWARLLGDAPVVEAQGVSHPVEVVWAPPAGPVRPPHGMRVDPALLTHVAATVRRALAERDGDVLCFLPGVGEIGRVAGQLAGVAAEVLQVHGRAPAAVQDAVLAGSSDGRRVVLATSVAESSLTVPGVRVVVDSGLAREPRTDHARGLSALTTVRASQAAGRQRAGRAGREAPGTVYRCWEQAEDGRLARFPSPEIKVADLAAFALQAACWGDPDASRLALLDPPPAGAMGAAREVLTAVGAVDTAGRVTDRGVRLSRLGLHPRLARALLDGAAEVGGRRAAEVVALLSEEPPREYGDDLAVALRTARRGRDGYAARWRQEVRRLSSSVEDVGGGSGPDDAAVGLVAALAFPERVARARGEGSFLMVSGTGAELRDGSGLRSAPWLAVAVADRPAHAASARVRLAAVVDEGTARAAAGQLRFAGEEVHWAGGDVVARRVERLGAVELSARPLKQPAPELVREALVEGLRREGLGLLRWTRDTGQLRERLAFLHRELGEPWPEVSDGALLDRAGEWLEPELSRARRRCDLARIDAGQALRRLLPWATGEAARLDELAPERIEVPSGSRIRVEYGGAQPVLAVKLQELFGLRETPRVAGVPVLVHLLSPAGRPAAVTADLASFWREGYRAVRAELRGRYPKHPWPEDPTTVEATRFTKARLRRE; translated from the coding sequence GTGATCCGTACCGACGCCCTGGACCAGTTGCCCGTACGCACCGCTGTGCCCGCCCTGGAGCGGGCGCTGGACGACCGCGGTGTCGCGGTGCTGTGCGCACCGCCCGGCACCGGCAAGACCACCCTCGTACCCCTGGTCCTGGCCGGCCTGGCCGGTCCGGCCGGGGGCGGCCCGGTGCGCAGGGTGGTGGTCGCCGAGCCGCGGCGGATCGCGGCGCGGGCGGCGGCGCGGCGGATGGCGTGGCTCGTCGGGGAGCAGGCCGGCGGGCGGGTGGGGTTCACGGTCCGCGGAGAGCGGGTGGTGGGGCCCGACACGGTGGTGGAGGTGGTGACCACCGGGGTGCTGCTCCAGCGGCTGCAGCGCGACCAGGAGCTGGCCGGGGTCGATGCGGTGATCATCGACGAGTGCCATGAGCGGCATCTGGACGCGGACACGGTCGCCGCGTTCCTCCTTGACGTGCGGGAGGCGATCCGGCCCGATCTGCGGTTGGTCGCCGCGTCCGCGACGACGGACGCGCAGGGCTGGGCGCGGCTGCTGGGTGACGCCCCCGTGGTGGAGGCGCAGGGTGTTTCGCATCCGGTGGAGGTGGTGTGGGCGCCGCCCGCCGGGCCGGTGCGGCCGCCGCACGGGATGCGGGTCGATCCGGCGCTGTTGACGCATGTCGCGGCGACGGTGCGCCGGGCGCTCGCCGAGCGGGACGGCGACGTGCTGTGTTTCCTGCCCGGTGTCGGCGAGATCGGCCGGGTGGCGGGGCAGCTGGCGGGGGTGGCGGCCGAGGTGCTCCAGGTGCACGGGCGGGCTCCGGCGGCGGTGCAGGACGCGGTGCTGGCCGGGTCGTCCGACGGGCGGCGGGTGGTGCTGGCGACGTCGGTGGCGGAGTCGTCCCTGACGGTGCCCGGGGTGCGGGTCGTGGTCGACTCGGGGCTGGCCAGGGAGCCGCGCACCGATCACGCGCGGGGGCTGAGCGCGCTGACGACCGTACGGGCCTCGCAGGCGGCGGGCAGGCAGCGGGCGGGGCGGGCCGGGCGTGAGGCGCCGGGGACGGTGTACCGGTGCTGGGAGCAGGCGGAGGACGGGCGGCTGGCGCGGTTCCCGTCCCCGGAGATCAAGGTCGCGGATCTGGCGGCGTTCGCGTTGCAGGCGGCCTGCTGGGGCGATCCGGACGCATCGCGGCTGGCGCTGCTCGATCCGCCGCCCGCGGGCGCGATGGGCGCGGCGCGCGAGGTGCTGACGGCGGTCGGCGCGGTGGACACAGCGGGGCGGGTCACCGACCGGGGTGTGCGGCTGTCCCGGCTGGGCCTGCATCCGCGGCTGGCGCGGGCCCTGCTCGACGGCGCCGCCGAGGTGGGCGGGCGGCGGGCGGCCGAGGTGGTGGCGCTGCTGAGCGAGGAGCCGCCGCGGGAGTACGGCGACGATCTGGCGGTGGCGCTGCGTACCGCCCGGCGGGGCCGGGACGGGTATGCGGCGCGGTGGCGGCAGGAGGTTCGGCGGCTGTCGTCGTCGGTCGAGGACGTGGGTGGGGGTTCCGGTCCGGACGACGCCGCCGTCGGTCTGGTGGCCGCGCTGGCGTTCCCGGAGCGGGTGGCGCGGGCGCGGGGCGAGGGGTCGTTCCTGATGGTGTCGGGGACGGGGGCGGAACTGCGGGACGGGTCGGGGCTGCGCAGCGCGCCGTGGCTGGCGGTCGCGGTCGCCGACCGGCCCGCCCATGCCGCGTCCGCGCGGGTGCGGCTCGCCGCCGTCGTCGACGAGGGCACGGCGCGGGCGGCCGCCGGGCAGCTGCGCTTCGCGGGCGAGGAGGTCCACTGGGCAGGCGGCGATGTGGTGGCCCGCCGGGTGGAGCGGCTGGGTGCCGTCGAGCTGTCGGCGCGCCCGCTGAAGCAGCCGGCGCCGGAGCTGGTGCGCGAGGCGCTGGTCGAGGGTCTGCGGCGCGAGGGGCTCGGGCTGCTGCGCTGGACGCGGGACACCGGGCAGTTGCGCGAGCGGCTCGCCTTTCTGCACCGGGAGCTGGGGGAGCCCTGGCCGGAGGTGTCGGACGGTGCGCTGCTGGACCGTGCCGGGGAGTGGCTGGAGCCCGAGCTGTCGCGGGCCCGGCGCCGTTGCGACCTGGCGCGGATCGATGCGGGGCAGGCGCTGCGGCGGCTGCTGCCGTGGGCGACCGGCGAGGCGGCCCGGCTGGACGAGCTGGCGCCGGAGCGGATCGAGGTGCCGAGCGGTTCCCGTATCAGGGTGGAGTACGGCGGGGCGCAGCCCGTACTCGCGGTGAAGCTCCAGGAGCTGTTCGGCCTGCGGGAGACGCCGCGGGTGGCCGGGGTGCCGGTCCTGGTCCATCTCCTCTCCCCCGCCGGCCGTCCCGCGGCGGTCACCGCGGACCTGGCGTCGTTCTGGCGGGAGGGCTACCGGGCTGTGCGGGCGGAGCTGCGCGGCCGGTATCCGAAGCATCCGTGGCCGGAGGACCCCACGACGGTGGAGGCGACCCGGTTCACGAAGGCGCGGCTCAGGCGGGAGTAG
- a CDS encoding DUF3068 domain-containing protein yields the protein MRRRASLVLLAFAVFFAAMSPLMRWYAFPRLAKIPPSQYQETVLEAKPATLLDYNDNMKVKRVPKVTIVQTLKGNVEESEKIERSAGRDVVVWDALSYVVGPDGKMVSEIPERYIFDAHSQAPVHATGESVDGDPVRREGIEFKWPFLTEKRDYAYFDAQARTSSPIHYKGTRAFHGMDVYYFEQTIPWTKVPMPKKMPIKGVTPEQIAKTGMTRWYTTKRMFWVDPVTGAPVNGEEIHKEELRNAKAMGLPQDTVTVFAGHVKMRADYVDSIVALVKSQRMLVLLLTSYLPWGFLALGTVLLALALWLEARSRRPDGELPDGTTAPTPDPQPAPA from the coding sequence ATGCGCCGCCGAGCCAGCCTCGTACTCCTGGCCTTCGCCGTCTTCTTCGCCGCCATGTCGCCCCTGATGCGCTGGTACGCCTTCCCCAGGCTCGCGAAGATCCCGCCCAGTCAGTACCAGGAGACGGTGCTGGAGGCGAAGCCCGCCACCCTCCTCGACTACAACGACAACATGAAGGTCAAACGGGTCCCCAAGGTCACCATCGTGCAGACCCTCAAAGGCAACGTGGAGGAGTCCGAGAAGATCGAGCGCAGCGCCGGCCGCGACGTCGTCGTCTGGGACGCCCTCAGCTACGTGGTCGGCCCGGACGGCAAGATGGTCTCCGAGATCCCCGAGCGCTACATCTTCGACGCGCACAGCCAGGCCCCCGTCCACGCCACCGGGGAATCCGTCGACGGCGACCCGGTCAGGCGCGAGGGCATCGAGTTCAAGTGGCCCTTCCTCACCGAGAAGCGCGACTACGCATACTTCGACGCGCAGGCCCGCACCAGCTCGCCCATCCACTACAAGGGCACCCGCGCCTTCCACGGCATGGACGTCTACTACTTCGAGCAGACCATCCCGTGGACCAAGGTCCCGATGCCGAAGAAGATGCCCATCAAGGGCGTCACCCCGGAACAGATCGCCAAGACGGGCATGACCCGCTGGTACACCACCAAGCGGATGTTCTGGGTGGACCCGGTCACCGGAGCGCCCGTCAACGGCGAGGAGATCCACAAGGAGGAGCTGCGCAACGCCAAGGCGATGGGCCTGCCCCAGGACACCGTCACCGTGTTCGCCGGGCACGTGAAGATGCGCGCGGACTACGTCGATTCGATCGTCGCCCTGGTCAAGTCCCAGCGCATGCTGGTCCTGCTGCTCACCTCGTACCTGCCCTGGGGCTTCCTCGCCCTCGGCACGGTCCTGCTCGCGCTCGCCCTGTGGCTGGAGGCACGCTCCCGTCGCCCGGACGGCGAACTGCCCGACGGCACGACGGCACCCACCCCCGACCCGCAACCTGCACCCGCCTGA
- a CDS encoding SPW_0924 family protein: MRALVAAAIGLAAALALVFTISAIGAPPGETSPKPLLTTVPGPKNQ, encoded by the coding sequence ATGCGTGCCCTCGTCGCCGCCGCCATCGGGCTGGCCGCAGCCCTCGCGCTCGTCTTCACCATCAGCGCGATCGGCGCCCCGCCCGGAGAAACCTCGCCCAAACCTCTGCTGACCACCGTCCCGGGCCCCAAGAACCAGTAA
- a CDS encoding lytic transglycosylase domain-containing protein: MAAQFGRRLRKGATTTAVAAVAVAALSASGAPGTPLVSGSGDPQSTGTTPPPDDGAATGNSPYYTELPPLITPDKPGTSTNLPVTGSAESGIPASILAAYKKAEQSLASSDAACRLPWQLLAAIGKVESGHARGGRVDANGTTFSPILGPVLDGRGFALIKDTDNGAYDGDATHDRAVGPMQFIPSTWATWGQDGNGDGRKDPNNIYDAALAAGHYLCAGSRDLSIATDLDRAVLSYNHSDAYLRTVRSWFEYYKRGTHEIPDGTGVVPPGLGGTDARPGSPSPSPSPSGSAEPGPKPSPAPSKPGGGTTTGPTPEPTPTPTPTPTPSQTLAGVENAGTGTLTATAGDTFAERIKVRARNSLGGPLARVSVTFTIAGDTDAAFDGGKKAVTLLTTADGTVTAPVLKAGERTGKFTVRAIATGRSLPPVTYGATVTARRADAIARTDDKALTAAPGAEFADTVEVKATYKDAVADGVAVTATMITDAAEPAENDKGPYFKDADGKTVRTLTNLRTGADGTLKLPKIYADGTAGTYKLRLTTEGGAVIVIELEVEAPPAPETSPAPDASQSPEPPAA, translated from the coding sequence ATGGCAGCGCAGTTCGGTCGTCGGCTTCGCAAGGGGGCGACCACCACCGCCGTGGCCGCCGTCGCCGTTGCGGCACTCTCCGCCTCCGGCGCCCCCGGCACACCGCTGGTCTCCGGCAGTGGCGACCCGCAGTCCACCGGAACGACACCTCCGCCCGACGACGGCGCGGCCACCGGCAACTCGCCGTACTACACGGAACTGCCCCCGCTGATCACGCCCGACAAGCCGGGAACGTCCACGAATCTGCCCGTCACCGGCAGCGCGGAATCCGGCATCCCGGCGTCGATCCTGGCCGCGTACAAGAAGGCCGAGCAGAGCCTCGCGAGCAGCGACGCCGCCTGCCGGCTGCCGTGGCAGCTGCTCGCCGCGATCGGCAAGGTCGAGTCCGGCCATGCGCGCGGCGGCCGGGTCGACGCGAACGGCACCACGTTCTCCCCGATCCTCGGCCCGGTCCTCGACGGCCGGGGTTTCGCCCTGATCAAGGACACCGACAACGGGGCGTACGACGGGGACGCGACGCACGACCGCGCCGTCGGCCCGATGCAGTTCATCCCGTCCACCTGGGCGACCTGGGGCCAGGACGGCAACGGTGACGGCCGCAAGGACCCCAACAACATCTACGACGCGGCGCTCGCCGCCGGACACTACCTCTGCGCCGGCTCCCGAGATCTGTCCATCGCCACGGATCTCGACCGGGCGGTCCTGAGCTACAACCACTCGGACGCCTACCTCCGTACGGTCCGCTCCTGGTTCGAGTACTACAAGCGCGGCACCCACGAGATCCCCGACGGCACCGGCGTGGTCCCGCCCGGCCTCGGCGGTACGGACGCGAGGCCCGGCAGCCCGAGTCCCTCCCCCTCGCCGTCCGGATCCGCCGAGCCCGGGCCGAAGCCGAGCCCGGCCCCCTCGAAGCCGGGCGGCGGCACCACGACCGGCCCGACCCCCGAACCCACCCCCACCCCCACCCCCACCCCCACGCCGTCCCAGACCCTCGCGGGCGTGGAGAACGCCGGCACCGGCACGCTGACCGCCACCGCGGGCGACACGTTCGCCGAGCGGATCAAGGTGCGGGCCAGGAACAGCCTCGGCGGCCCGCTCGCCAGGGTGTCCGTGACCTTCACCATCGCCGGTGACACGGACGCCGCCTTCGACGGCGGGAAGAAGGCGGTCACCCTCCTCACCACGGCCGACGGCACGGTCACCGCCCCGGTGCTGAAGGCGGGCGAGAGGACGGGGAAGTTCACGGTGCGGGCCATCGCCACCGGCCGCTCCCTGCCCCCCGTCACCTACGGCGCGACCGTCACCGCCCGTCGGGCCGACGCGATCGCCAGGACCGACGACAAGGCCCTGACCGCCGCGCCCGGCGCCGAGTTCGCCGACACCGTCGAGGTCAAGGCCACCTACAAGGACGCGGTCGCCGACGGTGTCGCCGTCACCGCCACCATGATCACCGACGCGGCGGAGCCCGCCGAGAACGACAAGGGCCCGTACTTCAAGGACGCGGACGGCAAGACGGTCCGCACCCTCACGAATCTGAGGACCGGCGCCGACGGCACCCTGAAGCTCCCGAAGATCTACGCCGACGGCACCGCGGGCACCTACAAGCTGCGCCTCACCACCGAGGGCGGCGCCGTAATCGTCATCGAGCTGGAGGTCGAGGCCCCGCCGGCCCCGGAGACATCACCGGCCCCGGATGCATCGCAGAGCCCGGAGCCCCCCGCCGCCTGA
- a CDS encoding DUF4184 family protein — MPFTLSHAAAVLPGMRRNGTARGPLLASALVAGSFAPDMTYYADTAIPGAMEFGQVTHSVWGVCTVDVLITGVVVALWLLLREPLVALLPGAWQGRVHTFVRGRRAPGRGAWGVRDGGWFALSAVIGAATHVVWDAFTHHDRWGVRLVPVLDGSVAGHPVFQLVQYGSSAVALAVLARFTASGLQRTGACPAPPSVPVLSHRGRWSVAALLSVCVLLGVVHRCARWYAYIGHIDTPLDIIPTACFGAGAGAAVGLVLYGAWMRLRRPRASVPPVAGRA; from the coding sequence ATGCCGTTCACCCTCAGTCATGCCGCCGCCGTGCTCCCGGGGATGCGGCGCAACGGAACGGCGCGTGGCCCGCTCCTCGCCTCGGCCCTCGTCGCGGGCTCGTTCGCGCCCGACATGACGTACTACGCGGATACCGCGATCCCTGGAGCCATGGAGTTCGGGCAGGTCACCCATTCGGTGTGGGGCGTGTGCACGGTCGATGTGCTGATCACCGGGGTCGTGGTGGCGCTGTGGCTGCTGCTGCGCGAACCGTTGGTGGCGCTGCTGCCTGGGGCCTGGCAGGGCCGGGTGCACACGTTCGTACGGGGCCGGCGCGCACCCGGGCGGGGGGCGTGGGGTGTCCGGGACGGTGGGTGGTTCGCGCTGTCGGCGGTCATCGGGGCGGCCACCCATGTCGTCTGGGACGCCTTCACCCATCACGACCGGTGGGGTGTGCGGCTGGTGCCGGTGCTCGACGGGAGCGTGGCGGGACATCCCGTGTTCCAGCTGGTGCAGTACGGCAGTTCGGCCGTGGCACTGGCCGTGCTCGCCCGGTTCACGGCGTCGGGGCTGCAGCGGACGGGGGCGTGCCCGGCCCCGCCGTCCGTGCCCGTGCTGAGCCATCGGGGCCGGTGGTCGGTGGCGGCGCTGCTGAGCGTGTGCGTACTGCTCGGTGTCGTACACCGGTGCGCGCGCTGGTACGCGTACATCGGGCACATCGACACCCCGCTGGACATCATCCCGACCGCCTGCTTCGGCGCCGGGGCGGGGGCGGCGGTGGGCCTGGTGCTGTACGGGGCGTGGATGCGGCTGCGGCGACCGCGTGCGTCCGTGCCCCCGGTCGCCGGACGGGCCTGA
- the polA gene encoding DNA polymerase I, with product MAETASKKTADNRPRLLLMDGHSLAYRAFFALPAENFTTGSGQPTNAVYGFASMLANTLRDEAPTHFAVAFDVSRKTWRSEEFPEYKANRSKTPDEFKGQVELIGELLDAMHADRFAIDGFEADDVIATLATQAEAAGFEVLIVTGDRDSFQLITDNVTVLYPTKGVSELTRFTPAKVEEKYGLTPRQYPDFAALRGDPSDNLPGIPGVGEKTAAKWINQFGSFDELVERAEEVKGKAGQNFRDHLDAVRLNRRLTEMVRDVELPKTPQDLERAPYDRTAVTGVLDVLEIRNPSLRERLLAVDPGAAEDETPAPAAGIELDGAVLGAGELAPWLAEHGGQPLGVATVDTWALGTGTVTEIALAAAGGAAAWFDPAELDEGDEQAFAAWIADAERPKVMHNAKSAMRVFPEHGWQVDGVTMDTALAAYLVKPGRRSFALDALAVEYLGRELAPAAASDGQLAFGADDQAEADALMTQARAVLDLGDAFTARLAEVGATELLHDMELPTSVLLARLERHGIAADRAHLEGMEQQFAGAVQQAVKEAHAAVGREFNLGSPKQLQEVLFGELGLPKTKKTKTGYTTDADALAWLAAQTEHELPVIMLRHREQAKLRVTVEGLIKTIAADGRIHTTFNQTVAATGRLSSTDPNLQNIPVRTDEGRAIRRGFVVGEGFETLMTADYSQIELRVMAHLSEDAGLIEAFTSGEDLHTTVASQVFGVDKSAVDPEMRRKIKAMSYGLAYGLSAFGLSQQLSIEAGEARGLMDTYFERFGGVRDYLHRVVEEARATGYTETVFGRRRYLPDLNSDNRQRREMAERMALNAPIQGTAADIVKVAMLHVDRALTEAKLKSRMLLQVHDEIVLEIAEGERVRVEEILRHEMSTAVQLRAPLDVSVGVGTDWESAAH from the coding sequence GTGGCTGAGACGGCATCGAAGAAGACGGCAGACAACCGACCGCGCCTGCTCCTGATGGACGGGCACTCCCTGGCGTACCGGGCGTTCTTTGCGCTGCCTGCGGAGAATTTCACGACAGGGTCGGGGCAGCCGACGAACGCGGTGTACGGCTTCGCCTCGATGCTGGCGAACACACTGCGTGACGAGGCGCCGACGCATTTCGCGGTGGCGTTCGACGTCTCGCGCAAGACCTGGCGCTCGGAGGAGTTCCCGGAGTACAAGGCGAACCGCTCGAAGACGCCGGACGAGTTCAAGGGCCAGGTGGAGCTGATCGGCGAGCTGCTCGACGCGATGCACGCCGACCGTTTCGCGATCGACGGTTTCGAGGCCGACGACGTCATCGCCACGCTGGCCACGCAGGCCGAGGCGGCCGGTTTCGAGGTGCTGATCGTCACCGGTGACCGGGATTCGTTCCAGCTGATCACGGACAACGTCACCGTGCTGTATCCGACGAAGGGCGTCTCGGAGCTGACGCGCTTCACCCCGGCGAAGGTCGAGGAGAAGTACGGGCTCACGCCGCGGCAGTACCCGGACTTCGCGGCGCTGCGCGGTGACCCGTCGGACAACCTTCCGGGCATCCCCGGCGTCGGTGAGAAGACCGCCGCGAAGTGGATCAACCAGTTCGGTTCGTTCGACGAGCTGGTGGAGCGCGCGGAGGAGGTCAAGGGCAAGGCCGGTCAGAATTTCCGGGATCACCTGGACGCGGTGCGGCTGAACCGCAGGCTGACCGAGATGGTCCGCGACGTGGAGCTGCCGAAGACCCCGCAGGACCTGGAGCGCGCACCGTACGACCGCACCGCGGTGACCGGTGTGCTCGACGTCCTGGAGATCCGTAACCCGAGCCTGCGCGAGCGGCTGCTGGCCGTCGACCCGGGCGCGGCCGAGGACGAGACCCCGGCGCCCGCCGCGGGCATCGAGCTGGACGGCGCGGTGCTGGGCGCGGGCGAGCTGGCGCCGTGGCTCGCCGAGCACGGCGGGCAGCCGCTCGGCGTCGCCACCGTCGACACGTGGGCGCTGGGCACGGGCACGGTCACCGAGATCGCGCTCGCCGCGGCCGGCGGGGCGGCGGCCTGGTTCGACCCCGCGGAGCTCGACGAGGGCGACGAGCAGGCGTTCGCCGCCTGGATCGCCGACGCGGAGCGGCCGAAGGTCATGCACAACGCGAAGAGCGCCATGCGGGTCTTCCCGGAGCACGGCTGGCAGGTCGACGGCGTCACGATGGACACCGCGCTGGCCGCCTATCTGGTCAAGCCGGGCCGCCGTTCCTTCGCGCTGGACGCACTGGCGGTGGAGTACCTGGGCCGGGAGCTGGCCCCCGCGGCGGCGTCCGACGGGCAGCTGGCCTTCGGCGCGGACGACCAGGCCGAGGCCGACGCCCTGATGACGCAGGCCCGCGCGGTCCTGGACCTGGGGGACGCCTTCACCGCCCGGCTCGCCGAGGTCGGCGCGACCGAGCTGCTGCATGACATGGAGCTGCCGACGTCCGTCCTGCTGGCCCGCCTGGAGCGGCATGGCATCGCCGCGGACCGGGCCCATCTGGAAGGCATGGAGCAGCAGTTCGCCGGTGCGGTGCAGCAGGCGGTGAAGGAGGCGCACGCCGCGGTCGGCCGCGAGTTCAACCTCGGTTCGCCCAAGCAGCTCCAGGAAGTCCTCTTCGGCGAGCTGGGCCTGCCCAAGACGAAGAAGACGAAGACCGGATACACGACGGACGCCGACGCCCTGGCCTGGCTCGCCGCCCAGACCGAGCACGAGCTGCCGGTCATCATGCTGCGCCACCGCGAACAGGCGAAGCTGCGGGTCACCGTCGAGGGCCTGATCAAGACGATCGCGGCCGACGGCCGTATCCACACCACGTTCAACCAGACGGTGGCGGCGACCGGCCGGCTCTCCTCCACCGACCCCAACCTGCAGAACATCCCGGTCCGTACGGACGAGGGCCGGGCCATCCGCCGGGGCTTCGTCGTCGGTGAAGGCTTCGAAACGCTGATGACGGCCGACTACAGCCAGATCGAACTGCGGGTGATGGCCCACCTCTCCGAGGACGCCGGCCTCATCGAGGCGTTCACCTCCGGCGAGGACCTGCACACGACGGTCGCCTCGCAGGTCTTCGGCGTCGACAAGTCGGCCGTCGACCCGGAGATGCGCCGCAAGATCAAGGCCATGAGCTACGGACTTGCGTACGGGCTCTCCGCGTTCGGCCTCTCCCAGCAGCTGAGCATCGAGGCGGGCGAGGCGCGCGGCCTGATGGACACCTACTTCGAGCGGTTCGGCGGAGTGCGTGACTATCTGCACCGTGTGGTGGAGGAGGCCAGGGCCACCGGCTACACGGAGACGGTCTTCGGCCGCCGCCGCTACCTCCCCGACCTCAACAGCGACAACCGCCAGCGCCGTGAGATGGCCGAGCGGATGGCGCTCAACGCACCGATCCAGGGCACGGCGGCGGACATCGTCAAGGTCGCCATGCTCCATGTCGACCGGGCGCTGACCGAGGCGAAGCTGAAGTCCCGGATGCTGCTCCAGGTCCACGACGAAATCGTGCTGGAGATCGCCGAGGGCGAGCGCGTGCGGGTGGAGGAGATCCTCCGCCACGAGATGTCCACGGCCGTGCAGTTGCGCGCCCCGCTCGATGTCTCGGTCGGTGTCGGCACGGACTGGGAGTCCGCGGCGCACTGA